The following are encoded in a window of Cyprinus carpio isolate SPL01 chromosome A13, ASM1834038v1, whole genome shotgun sequence genomic DNA:
- the LOC109073051 gene encoding suppressor of cytokine signaling 5-like — translation MKADLRNEHFCSLARDLFARTERIRDSSESNSFNNLQTKDGCEVIFTNKRGSCLHCMEKVGKMWGNLRNRCQALFHNDGSESHLCNQDFDCVHCVVDLGMGAHAEPYETRSSTPSRTLSLLPLVTGGRRGHNCVADIPQIVEISIDKESEDALMGPLIRRDSYSRHAPWGGKKKHSCSTKTQSSLEADRRTGHSRGSTARRERRYGVSTIQEMNDSVGAGSSGCSLSTRSLRQRLQDTVGLCLPLPTHRHSQSAKGQVSSKRKIHLTELMLETCPFPPGSDLANKWHLIKQHTAPVSPHSSTALLDVFDLAHPSPEDEEERLRERRRLSIEEGVDPPPNAQIHTLEATSQNSSLYKLGPKMAPGVGEGLGEGRSLGTVSAISGGVSGIVAQVSASMAVSSHTVDCDSEEDSTTLCLQTRKTKQRHASGDTHCSRQPGPWKVHTQIDYIHCLVPDLQAITALPCYWGVMDRYQAEALLDRRPEGTFLLRDSAQEDYLFSVSFRRYNRSLHARIEQWNHNFSFDAHDPCVFHSSTVTGLLEHYKDPSACMFFEPLLTSPLHRTFPFSLQHLARAAICRHTTYDGIGALPLPPTMQDFLKEYHYKQKVRVRWLEREPPLKVK, via the coding sequence GTAGTTGTCTCCATTGTATGGAGAAAGTGGGCAAGATGTGGGGTAACCTCAGGAATCGATGCCAAGCCCTCTTCCACAACGATGGCTCAGAGTCCCATCTGTGTAACCAGGATTTTGATTGCGTCCACTGTGTGGTAGACTTGGGTATGGGAGCACATGCAGAACCCTATGAAACTAGGTCTTCCACACCCTCACGAACATTGTCACTCCTCCCACTGGTTACTGGAGGACGCAGAGGCCATAACTGTGTGGCAGACATTCCCCAGATAGTAGAAATCTCCATTGACAAAGAAAGCGAGGATGCACTGATGGGTCCACTTATCCGTAGGGACTCCTATTCACGTCATGCTCCATGGGGAGGTAAAAAAAAGCATTCTTGCTCAACTAAAACACAAAGTTCACTTGAGGCTGACAGGCGAACAGGACACTCAAGAGGAAGTACAGCCAGGAGGGAGCGTCGATATGGAGTTAGCACTATCCAAGAGATGAATGATTCTGTAGGAGCTGGCAGCAGTGGGTGCAGCCTTAGTACCCGTTCTCTACGACAGCGACTTCAGGACACTGTAGGCTTGTGCCTTCCACTCCCCACACATCGCCACTCTCAGTCAGCCAAAGGCCAAGTGTCCTCCAAACGTAAGATCCACCTCACTGAACTGATGCTTGAAACATGCCCTTTCCCACCCGGTTCAGATCTGGCCAACAAGTGGCACCTAATTAAGCAACATACAGCGCCAGTCAGCCCTCATTCCTCAACTGCTCTTTTGGATGTGTTTGATTTAGCGCATCCATCCCctgaagatgaggaggagaggCTGCGTGAACGGCGTAGACTTAGCATAGAGGAAGGAGTGGATCCCCCTCCAAATGCGCAGATCCATACGCTGGAGGCAACTTCACAGAACTCTTCCCTCTATAAACTGGGACCAAAGATGGCTCCTGGTGTTGGAGAAGGCCTTGGGGAGGGCAGAAGTCTGGGAACAGTCTCCGCCATTTCTGGGGGGGTATCAGGTATTGTCGCACAGGTTTCAGCAAGTATGGCAGTGTCATCCCACACTGTTGACTGTGACTCTGAGGAAGACTCAACTACTCTTTGCTTACAGACACGAAAGACCAAGCAGAGGCATGCTTCTGGGGACACACACTGCTCCAGACAACCCGGGCCTTGGAAGGTCCACACACAGATTGACTATATCCATTGTTTGGTGCCTGACTTACAGGCCATAACTGCTCTTCCTTGTTATTGGGGGGTGATGGACCGGTACCAAGCAGAAGCACTGCTGGACAGACGACCAGAGGGCACCTTCCTGTTACGTGATTCTGCACAGGAGGACTACTTGTTTTCTGTTAGTTTTCGACGCTACAATCGTTCATTGCATGCACGCATTGAACAATGGAATCACAACTTTAGCTTTGATGCGCATGACCCCTGTGTCTTCCACTCTTCCACAGTAACAGGCCTGCTGGAGCACTATAAAGACCCTAGTGCCTGTATGTTCTTTGAGCCCCTGCTTACTTCTCCCTTACACCGGACTTTCCCTTTCAGCCTTCAGCACCTGGCACGAGCCGCCATCTGCAGACACACCACCTATGATGGCATTGGTGCCCTGCCACTACCTCCAACCATGCAGGACTTCCTGAAGGAGTATCACTACAAACAGAAAGTCCGTGTGCGCTGGCTAGAGAGAGAGCCACCACTCAAGGTCAAATGA